In the Planctomycetaceae bacterium genome, one interval contains:
- a CDS encoding flagellar basal body P-ring protein FlgI: METRKVYAIVLIGMLLWIGGCEESRKKGKGKDVNDVNEPTKLDRTIGDLAEIVANNTVPVKGVGLVIGLSGTGSSECPAATREYLRKYIVTQVGRQDTVKPDSMINSIDTAVVIVEGTIPPAASRYQHFDITVKPYPDTQTTSLVGGRLYTTELKFIAKVDNSLEASRTLAYAAGPIYIDSMADSKTSPMSGVVLGGGRVIDDYSVTLSLIKPDYKAAAYIRNRINQRFGKDVANAVSDRIINVSVPANYKDKKSKFIMLINSLYIASGAANEEIHINQLIEELKQSPDKTKFQIALEAIGRPAAEELYSLIDANDEKTRFSAAAASLAIGDSRGLKPLRDFAQDPCSSLRILAINNVGEYGYKNDVISLMNRLSGDDHFDVKFAAYTYLWKFSAPSVIRTIVSEDFFVDQVIATGPKAIYAYRKQQAGFVFFGAPINCETDIYIESEDGGIIINSPPTDDRISILRKHPITGGLMGPLKCSTRIADIVKLLGDPPTPKNDKARPGLGVPYSEIVQLLKTMSAKGAVKAEFIAGPAE, translated from the coding sequence ATGGAAACACGGAAAGTTTACGCGATCGTATTAATCGGTATGCTGTTATGGATTGGCGGCTGTGAGGAATCACGGAAAAAGGGCAAAGGTAAAGACGTCAACGATGTTAATGAGCCAACGAAGTTAGACCGAACCATCGGCGACCTTGCGGAAATTGTAGCGAACAATACTGTTCCTGTAAAAGGCGTCGGCCTTGTAATCGGTCTTTCCGGCACAGGCTCATCCGAATGTCCGGCTGCAACACGCGAATACCTGCGGAAATATATCGTTACACAGGTAGGCCGACAAGATACGGTCAAGCCAGATTCCATGATTAACAGTATAGATACGGCTGTCGTAATTGTAGAGGGCACTATCCCGCCGGCAGCATCGAGATATCAGCATTTCGATATCACTGTTAAACCATATCCTGACACACAAACAACTTCTCTTGTCGGCGGAAGGCTTTACACGACCGAATTGAAATTTATCGCAAAAGTCGATAACTCACTTGAAGCATCACGAACACTGGCTTACGCGGCAGGCCCTATTTACATAGATTCCATGGCAGATTCCAAAACCTCGCCGATGTCCGGAGTTGTTCTCGGCGGCGGAAGAGTTATAGACGATTATTCAGTCACCCTTTCATTAATCAAGCCGGATTACAAAGCGGCAGCTTATATTCGCAACCGTATTAATCAGCGTTTCGGCAAAGACGTCGCCAACGCGGTGTCAGACCGTATTATCAATGTGTCCGTTCCAGCAAATTACAAAGATAAAAAGTCGAAATTCATTATGCTGATAAATTCGCTGTATATCGCTTCTGGCGCTGCGAACGAAGAAATTCACATAAATCAGCTTATTGAAGAACTTAAACAATCGCCTGACAAAACCAAATTCCAAATCGCACTGGAAGCCATCGGCAGACCCGCGGCTGAAGAACTGTATTCCTTAATAGATGCCAACGACGAAAAGACCAGATTTTCCGCAGCAGCGGCTTCACTTGCAATCGGAGACAGCAGAGGCTTAAAACCGCTTCGCGATTTTGCGCAAGACCCCTGCTCATCGCTGCGCATTCTGGCGATAAATAATGTCGGCGAATACGGGTACAAGAACGATGTAATCTCGCTGATGAACAGACTTTCAGGCGATGATCATTTCGACGTCAAGTTCGCAGCGTATACTTATCTGTGGAAATTTAGCGCCCCTTCCGTTATCCGCACAATAGTATCGGAAGATTTTTTTGTCGATCAGGTTATAGCGACCGGACCAAAAGCTATTTACGCATATCGTAAACAACAGGCCGGCTTTGTCTTTTTCGGCGCCCCTATAAATTGCGAAACAGATATCTATATCGAATCAGAAGACGGCGGTATCATCATCAATTCCCCGCCGACAGACGACCGTATTTCCATATTACGCAAGCACCCGATAACAGGCGGACTCATGGGTCCGTTGAAATGCTCAACAAGAATCGCAGATATTGTAAAACTGCTGGGCGACCCGCCAACACCAAAGAATGACAAAGCACGCCCCGGTTTGGGTGTGCCATATTCTGAAATAGTTCAACTGCTGAAAACTATGTCTGCAAAAGGCGCAGTAAAGGCGGAATTTATCGCAGGGCCGGCGGAGTAA
- a CDS encoding rhomboid family intramembrane serine protease: MIFIVLIFAGVGIIPWKVDVPEERVPVANWLIIGGIIVFFAWQMKQTALYHTTIKEELRNVAIKNSNSSFTFKEDIFNNMVLKSWSTRELFGYMWLHANMLHMFGNLYFLWIFGNSVCTKIGNLKFIILYVLFGVAAGAAHMYFSGRPAIGASGAINGVVGMYLVLFPTNAISCLFYFLPIGYFKSFDAASYVIILMFFIHDIIFSIFGVGNTAYFAHFGGFAAGVIMTSLLLLTGIIKMKRDEISIYKALAPKHAEPLKKPLYERILARDYETGENVQVSEELSASSAFAESLIHLQCRCGMKCKISIQHAGKTGKCPRCKQPVRIP, encoded by the coding sequence GTGATATTTATCGTTCTAATTTTTGCGGGTGTGGGCATCATACCGTGGAAGGTGGATGTCCCTGAAGAGAGAGTACCGGTTGCCAACTGGCTTATAATAGGAGGCATTATCGTTTTTTTTGCATGGCAGATGAAACAGACCGCTTTGTATCACACGACAATAAAAGAGGAATTGCGTAATGTTGCGATAAAAAATAGTAACAGCTCTTTCACCTTTAAGGAAGACATTTTCAACAATATGGTGCTCAAAAGCTGGAGTACGAGGGAATTGTTCGGTTATATGTGGCTTCACGCTAATATGCTGCACATGTTTGGCAATTTGTATTTTCTATGGATATTTGGAAATTCGGTATGTACCAAAATAGGCAATCTGAAATTTATAATTCTGTATGTGCTGTTTGGAGTTGCGGCTGGTGCTGCGCACATGTATTTTTCCGGCAGACCGGCCATTGGAGCAAGCGGCGCGATTAACGGAGTTGTTGGAATGTATCTCGTACTTTTTCCGACAAATGCCATTTCGTGTTTGTTTTATTTTCTGCCGATTGGCTATTTCAAATCTTTTGATGCTGCAAGTTATGTCATAATTTTGATGTTTTTTATTCATGACATAATCTTTTCAATTTTTGGCGTTGGGAACACCGCGTATTTCGCGCATTTCGGCGGATTTGCGGCAGGCGTTATTATGACTTCTTTGTTACTGCTGACAGGTATAATTAAGATGAAGCGGGATGAGATTTCTATATATAAAGCCCTTGCGCCAAAACACGCGGAGCCGTTGAAAAAACCGCTTTACGAAAGAATCCTCGCTCGCGATTATGAAACTGGCGAAAACGTACAGGTTTCCGAAGAATTGTCAGCGTCTTCCGCTTTCGCCGAGAGTCTTATACACCTGCAATGCAGATGCGGAATGAAGTGCAAAATTTCCATTCAGCACGCCGGCAAAACCGGAAAATGTCCGCGCTGCAAACAGCCTGTTCGAATACCGTAA
- a CDS encoding DUF6263 family protein, protein MSAKNIILIILVGIIVAAIVLFSIQENQKPKEKIDLKLRLKVGQHHEMKLTNVYEVVQTYKDKMAKYNSKTDQVVGLDVGAVDTNGTMNIVFYYKSVALDANVSGRTIKYDSTKPPVETNDIYIKAISDVTAAVIASKFSVKVSPTGDRGEIKGFEAVLKKMEPKIKKEIIEEINDPNFNEKTLTVIAKKMLDNEVNARISFYKHFLGSIESDTKEMLGNIFIKYPCRTVTAGNKWYDKTQLNIYSMPVDANLTYILKGKENDIVYVDSISDVDMHKKLKVVEVNAREKISKYISGVHLAKNSLDFNTGLLRKSEAMIKFTGLQYVETDKTALSNFSANLKSVRPNMNIPITISGSAIIEMIK, encoded by the coding sequence ATGAGTGCCAAAAATATTATTCTTATCATTCTTGTCGGTATTATAGTTGCTGCTATCGTTCTTTTTAGTATTCAGGAAAATCAAAAACCTAAAGAAAAGATTGATTTGAAGCTTCGTCTCAAAGTCGGCCAACACCATGAAATGAAATTGACTAATGTTTATGAGGTGGTGCAAACTTATAAAGACAAAATGGCTAAATACAATTCGAAGACAGACCAAGTAGTGGGATTGGATGTTGGCGCCGTTGATACGAATGGAACGATGAATATAGTTTTTTATTATAAGTCTGTTGCATTGGATGCAAATGTCTCCGGCCGCACTATAAAGTATGATTCCACCAAACCTCCTGTCGAAACAAATGATATATATATTAAAGCGATTTCAGATGTTACTGCCGCCGTTATAGCAAGTAAGTTTTCGGTTAAAGTCAGTCCGACAGGCGATAGAGGCGAGATTAAGGGCTTTGAAGCTGTTTTAAAGAAGATGGAGCCGAAGATAAAAAAAGAAATTATAGAAGAAATCAACGACCCGAATTTTAATGAGAAGACTTTAACTGTGATTGCGAAGAAAATGTTGGATAACGAGGTCAATGCGAGGATTTCGTTTTACAAACATTTTCTTGGTTCTATCGAATCTGATACCAAAGAAATGCTCGGCAATATTTTTATCAAGTATCCATGCAGGACGGTAACGGCAGGTAATAAATGGTACGACAAGACGCAATTGAATATTTACAGTATGCCGGTTGACGCCAATCTTACTTACATATTGAAAGGTAAAGAAAATGACATTGTGTATGTCGATAGTATTTCTGACGTTGATATGCACAAAAAGCTTAAGGTTGTAGAAGTTAATGCGAGGGAGAAAATCTCGAAATATATATCTGGTGTGCATTTGGCCAAAAATTCACTGGATTTTAATACTGGTCTGTTGCGGAAAAGCGAAGCGATGATTAAATTTACAGGCTTGCAGTACGTTGAAACTGACAAAACAGCTTTGTCTAATTTCAGTGCTAATCTTAAAAGTGTTCGTCCGAATATGAATATACCAATAACAATCAGCGGAAGTGCTATAATCGAAATGATTAAATAG